Genomic segment of uncultured Desulfobacter sp.:
CTATATAGGACGATTTCTGCACCATATTCTGGGGCGCAAACAACTGGACCTCAAGCCCGGCATCCCTGCCCGCCTTGGATATTTCATCCAGCAAGGAGGGTAACTCTCTTTTATCCGGCAGGGCTGTCATTGCAATATTGAACTGCTCCTGGGCCTGTGCCATCTGTGCCTCAACGGTTTTAAGGGCGGCGGCTTTGATTTTGTAAGTTGATAAAAGATTTTTCTGTTGCTCCAGATCCTGCCTGGCAGCGGTAAGGGCATCAAGCTTCGGGCTAAGCAAGAAAAAATAGAACCCGGCACCAACGACGCCCAATGTCCCCAGACAGATGAGCAGACGCTGAATTTTTGTCAAAGTGCCTATTTTTTCAAACAGAACGTCTATCTTTTTTCTAATTTTCGCAACACTGTTTTTCTCTTTCCCGGCCATTATTTTTTCCTTTGTGGGGACGTTTCACCGGAATCTGCCTGTTCAGGCGATTTCCTTGTGCAGGATATTTCAAATTCCTTTAACCGGATGTTCTCGTCAAACACCTTTGTCTGGGAGCGTTTTAAGTCTACAGCTCCAAACAGCTGAGAGCTTTCAAGTTTTCTCATGAAATCGGCAATGGTGGGGTTATCAAAGGCAACCCCTTTTAAAAAAACGGTCTGGTCCTTTGCGCTTACACTGGACAGCCACATTTTTGTTTTTACAATCCTGTCGGCCAACTGCTCCAGTAAAATCTGCTGTTCGTTCCTTCTTTCTTTCAAATTCTCGACGATGGCCAGTTTACTCTCCAGGATGGCCAGATCTTTCTTGATCTGCGACACCCTATCTGCCTTTTTCTTATACTTAAGGCTTTCGGCTTTCACCTGGGCGGCCTCATTTTTTGTCCGATCAATTTCATTGTTCAACAAAAAAGCCCCCCACCCAAGTGCCAAAATAACAAAGACAAGGGAAAGAAAGAATATGGAGACCTGGCGACGAATATTCTCCTTTTTCCTGGCAAGCCTGAACGGCAACAGATTAATTCGTATCATTTGTCATCTACCCGTCTCATGGCAAGCCCCAATGCAATGGGGGCAAGAAGCTGGTACGCTTCCAATTCGCCAAGTTGCGTTGAATCGCTGACCAATCCGGCAAAGGGGTTAATCTTTGACACCGTGACCTTCAGCTCGTTAGTCAATTTTTCAGACAACAGATCTATGAAACCGCCCCCGCCGCTGACAACAATATGTTCTACCCCGGCATTGCCTGGGCTGGACTCAAAGGTATACACCACCTCGCTGATATCCGAACACCAGTTGCCAACTACCATGTCAAAAAGCTCGTTCAATTCCTGTTCCGATTCCGGATAATCGACCTCCCCCATGATAATCTGCAAAGCCTTTTCCCGATCAACCTCGAGTCGTTCACTGACAACTGAGACAAGCTGATCGCATCCATTGGTCATGTCCCGCATCATCATGGAATTGTTGTTCTGGAGTATATTCACACTGGTTTTGGATGCCCCCACATCAAGCAGCAGCGTGATACGCCCATGGTCAACATCGGGAAGAATTTCATAAATATTTTGAAGCGCAAACGCATCCACATCAATAATAACGGGATTAAGGCCCGCCATCTGGATCAGTTCAACATATTCATCCACCAGGTCCTGCCTTACCGCGACAAGAAGCACATTCATCTGTTCGGCAGAATATTCGCTGTCACCTAAAATCTGATAATCGATATTAACATCATCAATATCGTAGGGGATATATTGCTCGGCCTCGGCCCGGATATTTTTATGCAGCTGCTCATCAGGCACCTTTGAGGTACTGATGGTCTTTACAACCACGGAATGGCCGCCGGTGGAAAGGGCCACATTTTTTTCCTTGATTTTTTCCGCCTGAAATAAGTCGCGAATAATGCCGGCCAGCCCCTCCATATCGGCGATCCGACCTTCCTGAATCATGCCCTCTGGAACCTTTGCGATGCCGAATTTATGGAGCGAACGGCCTTTTTTAGTCGTCTTCAGTTCGGCCACTTTAACGAAAGCAGCCCCAATGTCCAAGCCTACAAGATGACTCTTTTTCCTGAATACCATACGCATCTATCCCCAATGGTAGCTGTCGCAAAGGAGGTGAATTAAGAATTAAAATAATAATTATTGATATCCAACATTAATATAACTATATATTTGATACGAATATGGATGCAAAGTCAAGCAGAATCAAACTGTTTAACGGATTGAACCACAAAAAAAAAAGAAAGTATTTATTAAATCAAACGCCCCTCAAAATATGAAATTATTTTCATAACAAAGACGCAAAAAACGGATTAATGTGAAAAAAAAAAAGCAAAAAGAGCCTGATAGTTCAGGCACCCGACCTTTTGTTCTCGTCAAAGCCTTCACCGTCTCAAGCCTTGTTGTCATGTTGACGGCAACCATCGTTATTGCAGCACTAAATGCCCACTGGGTACGAAAAATACTGCTTGAGAAAAGTAAAGAGTATAACCGGCTTCTAGTTGAAAATCTAAACCATCAAATATTTTTAAGATTTGTATGGCCCGTGGTGTTCAAACAAGGAGAGATAAAATTACGGGAACCTGATCAGTATAGGCTTCTTGACACAGTTGTAAAAAGCACTCTGCACAGTTTCCATGTGGAAATGGTCAATATATATGCAACGGACAATGTTATTGCCTATAGTCTGGATAAAACCCAGATCGGTAAAAAAAATGCCGGGGGTGTCCATTATGAAAAAGCCATGAAAAAGGAGATCATTTCTAAACTTGTTCAGCAGGGCAACTGGATGGAACTGACATTCTGGTTTCCCAAAGAGACCAAAATCGTGACCTTTGCGCCGTTAATGCAGGAAGTACAACTCACCAGAGAAAAAGACAGAACGGTCATCGGCGTTATTGAGATTATCAGGGATGTATCCGATGATTATCAGAAGGTATTTAAACTCCAGGGGTTAATTGTCGTCAGCTGCGCCACCATCATGGGCATTCTTTTTCTTATTCTCCGGTTTGTGGTGAAACATGGGGAAAATATCATTGAACGCAGGGCCGAAGAGCGGCTCAAACTCGAAGAAAAACTGCGGCAGACAGAACACCTGTCCGCCATCGGAGAGATGACGGCCGGCGTATCACACGAAATTCGCAACCCTTTAGGCATTATAAAAAGCTCTGCACAGCTGATGCAAAAAAAGATGGCCAAATTGGACCCGTCCAGCAGTATTCCTGGGATTATTGTTGAAGAGTCCACCCGTTTAGACCGCATCATCACAGACTTCCTCGATTTTGCAAAACCTAAAATCGCAGACCTAAGACCCTGCAGCCTGGAAGAGATCATAGATAAAAACATCGCGTTTTTATCGTCTTCAGATGAGCATAAAGAAATTAAAATCATCCGGGAATACCAGTACGCGCCGGACATTCTTGGAGATCCAGCCATGCTCTATCAGGCCTTTTTGAATATTTTCCTCAATGCATTCCAGGCCATGGATGAAAAAAATGGACGCATCACCATTACCACATGGTATGAATCTGGATTTGTCCTTGCCGCCTTCACAGACACTGGCCCGGGCATTGACGAAGAGATTCTGAAAAAAATCTGGACGCCCTTTTTTACCACCAAGGAGATGGGAACCGGTTTAGGTCTTGGTATTATCAAAAACATCATTCAAGCGCACCAGGGGGAGATCAACATCACCAATGCCGAACCCCACGGAACCCGGGTGGAGATACGTCTGCCCGCAGCGCCGTAACATATCCGGGAGTTATAATGGAACGAATATTAATTGTAGATGACGAAAAACACTATCCCATGATCATCGGTGAAGTTTTAAGCGAAGAAGGGTATACCCCGTTCACCGCATCAAGCGGGATGGAAGCACTGGATATCCTGAACACCCAACCCATTGACCTGGTCTTATCCGATGTCAAAATGCCGGGCATGTCCGGTATTGACCTTTTAGAAAAAGCCAAACAGATCAAACCCGATCTTCCGGTGATCATCATGACAGCATTCGGCAGCGTGGAAAAGGCGGTAGAAGCCATGCACAAAGGCGCCTATACCTTTATTTTAAAACCCTTTGAAAACGAAGCCCTCATTGCGCACATCGCCAAAGCGCTGTCCGTGTCCAAAATTGTCATGGAGAACACCCGCCTTAAAGATGCCATCCGGTCACGGTACCACTTTGACAACATCATCGGTAAAAGCAAACCCATGCAGAATCTGTACGAAATGATCAAAAAAGTAGCCCCGACCAGTGCCTCCGTACTCGTCGAAGGAGAAAGCGGCACCGGCAAGGAACTTGTGGCCAAATCTATTCATTATAATAGCATGAGAAAAGATCAGCCCTTAATTGCGGTGAACTGTTCGGCATTTGCCGAATCTCTTATGGAAAGCGAACTTTTCGGGCATGAAAAAGGGGCATTCACCGGTGCCGTGGGGTTGAAAAAAGGCCGGTTTGAAATGGCAGATAAAGGCACGTTATTTCTGGATGAAATCGGGGAGTTGTCCATGCCGCTCCAAGTCAAACTTTTAAGAGTTCTCCAGGCACGCACCGTGGAACGGGTTGGCGGGACTGAAAGCCTGCCTGTGGATTTCAGACTCATTGCCGCCACCAACAAAATACTGGAAGACGAAGTTAAAAAAGGCAATTTCCGGGAAGACCTGTACTATCGTCTCAATGTTGTCAAAGCCAACATCCCCCCCCTGCGTGACAGGCTGGAGGACATTCCGTTGCTTATCAATCACTTCATCGAAAAATACACCCAGGGTCCGGAGGCTGCCGGGGGGGTCACAGGAATTGATAAAGAGGCAATCCAACGGCTCTGTGACTATGAATGGAAAGGCAATGTCAGGGAGCTGGAAAACGTCATTGAAAGGTCTGTCATTCTGGCTACGGGCAACATCATCACGGTATCGGACTTGCCGGCCCAGATCCGTAATCCCAAATCCGGCACACTTCAACTGGACGGCATACCTGACGGTGTAGGTCTTTCGGAAACCCTGGCTGCAGTGGAAAAAAGAATGATTCTGAGGGCAATGAAGATGACCGATAATGTTCAGACAAAAGCCGCAAAAATCCTTGGCATCGGGAAAAGCGGACTGAATCAAAAACTAAAAAAATTCAATATAGACAAAGAGTTAAATCTCAACGACAAATAATATTGAACCAGGGGTTCAAAATTTTGAACCCTGAAAAAGTTCGTCATTGGCCGCTGACACTCTCTTTTTAAAAAAACAGAACCCTGAAAGTTCAAATTTATGAACTATTTTGTGGCGCACCCACGATCATCAGGCACACTATGCGCTTAAATATAAAAATTATGCGCTATCTTTTCAAATAGATAGAAATTATAACAGAAAATATAATCTAAATGGCAGAAGAATTGCACATAATAATTATAACTAACCAAAGGTTAGTTTTTCATCTTTTTTTCCTTTTCTAAAAAAGGCTGCCTCACCCAGGCAGCCTTTTTTAGTTTATACACTATTTGATCCGGGCCTCTGCGATATCCTTATACATGGAACTCACCGGACTTTCGGCAATCTTTTCATACATTTGACGGCCGGCATCCATATCATTGAGTTTTTCATAAATCTGAGCCAGGGCAAACCGTGCGTCGTCTTTCAAAAGGTTTGACGTCCCCTGTTCCACACGCAGATAATAGGATTTTGCCTGCTCTAAATCATTTTTCAATTCACAGATGGATCCCAGGGCACAAAGCAAAAAGTTCTTGACCCCGGCCTTATCCCCCACGGTTGACAGTGCCTGGGAATACAGGTCAAATGCTTTATCATACGCTTTGGCATCAAAACATATTTTACCGAAATTGATCAGTGCCATACGCCCGGCACTGGTGTTTGAATATTCATCAAAGAGCGTCTGAAAGTCATCCTTAACCGCATCATACCCTTTGCTGGCATCCTGATCTTTGGCATATTGCGCCTCATATGTTCTATAGGCGTTAGCCGCCAGTTCGGATGCCTTTATTTCAGACTGTTTAAAACTGATCATAATTGCCGAAAAAACGACCACCACACCAACCACCGCGCCGACTGAAATCATCAACAATTTTTTATGGGCAGCAGACCATTCGGCTGACTTGGCGAGTCCCGCCTGGAACGGATCCATCTGGGCCAGTTCTTTTTTCCGCTCATTTGATACACCTTGATTTGCCATGAAATTATCACCTTATAAAAAAATTATTTATCCGAACTACCACACCAAGCTTTTATACATCCATCCGACTTCACCGTCAGCATGCTCAATTTTAATCCACTCTCCTTTACGATCAAGCACTTTGAAAGGCACCCCGCGCTCCACTCTGAGCACAATGTCGCTGGATTTATCGGGTTTTGAGCGGACATTGCACTTTGATTTTGTGGAAATCACCGTATCTGTTTTCCCCAGCAGGCTTTTATGAATCCAGGCCGTATCCCCTTCAAAATCCTTTACCTCATACCAATCATTTTTTTTATTGATCACAAGGAAAGGGTGATATTTTTCAACCTGCCATAATACCTTATACTTGGTTCCCGAGCCATTTCTTAAATTGGCAACAGAGGATATCACCGAAAGGCGTTCCGAGGCCAAGGCAATTCCGGCATACAGAAAAACAAAAAGACAACACACTGAAATGAATAGAACATGCTCTTTTTTCACACGATACATAAATATCTCCGGTCGACTCAGTTTCAATCACGTCGTACCCGGTATATCAGAAAAACACCTTGTCATGCAAGGCATTGCAATCGTTTGCCACAGCGCAGGCTTTGATAGCTTAATATCAAATTCCCATAGTGCCCCCTGACACGGGGAATGAGGCGGGCCCCCGCCCAAAGCACAGAAAGCTTACGGGGTGATGTTCTCCACAAAAATTTTCGCGGCATCCTTTTCAGAGAGAAAAAAGCGATGCCCCCGCACCATAACCTCAACGGCATCTGATCCCGGACTGTTGTCCATTACCCGCACAACGACACCCGGATGAAATCCCATCTTTCCCAAGCGCCGCCGGGAAAAGTGGCCGCCGTTCACCCGAGCAATACTGCCCTGTTTTCCCGATGGCATTCTGAAAATCGGCAAGGCCTCATTAAAAAACGGCAGGGATTTTGCCACGGGCCCCTCACTGGATGCACCTTCTGATCTTTTTTCGGGACGAACCCAAATTTTAGCGGCCATCCCCGCACACAGAATCAGCCGATTGCAGTCCGATGCAATGACAATCTGCCCGCCAATGGCACTGGAAATAATTTCAACAAAGATACCTGTCCGCAGTCCCATGGAGGCAAACCGCATCTGCATTTTTCTGCCGGCCGCCACATTGACGATTTCGACCCGTTCACCAATTCTTGCCCTGGACAAGGGGATCAAATCATCCCGTTGGGCCATGCACTGGCCGCAAAGACCATAGATCTCCATTTTATGCTGGAGCATGAAAAAACCATATTCTGCCGCCAGTTTTTCCTGGAGATCTTCCAATGCCTCATCGTTAAACTCAATAATGTCACCACATTTGGTACATACCATATGATCGTGGTGCACCCCGAGGTGGCGGTGTTCGTATAGTATGGTTTCATCCCGGCCAAACACCACCTGACTGGCAAACCCGAACCGGCACAGCTGGTCCATGCACTGCTGCAGAAAATCATTGTCCACACGCAAACCGTCCTGCCTGACCTGATCGGCAATCTGGGCAAGGCTTACATGGCCTTCCAATTTTAGAAAAGCGTCCAGTATCTGAAACCGCTCTTCAAAGCGGTCAAAGCCCCGCTGACCGAAAAGGCGACGAAACTGCTCTTTTTCCTGCTGATGCCGGTCCGGCATATTTCTGTACTCCTCTTTACACACCCATGCTTTATTCTGCAGCTAAAAATGAAAGGCACTCACACCATTTCATAAAGAGCATATAAATAATATAGGTCCAATACCTTGTCAACATTGCCAATTACCAAATACACCGTCGAATATTATTTGACAGCTGTTGGCTGCATCTTTTAGAATATAAACACTTTTTTCCGAAAACAAATCCCGCTGAAAAATCCCAAGGAGGTGCCCATGGGAACCGACAACCTGATATATCTTGAGGTGCTGGAATGGTTTGACGAAACCGGCCTGGAACTCATCCACCGTCTGCCGGAAAAAGGCTCCGGCGAAATCAAATTCGGCGCCCAGCTCATTGTCCGGGAAAGCCAGGCTGCGGTCTTTTTCTACCAGGGAAAGGCCGTTGGTGCCTTTGGCCCCGGACGGCATACATTGAAAACAGGCAACATTCCTATTTTGACAAAAATCGCAAGCCTGCCCTGGGCCATGGAAAGTCCGCTGAAGGCCGAAGTATTTTTTGCCAATCTAAAGACATTTACCAACCTGAAATGGGGCACCCGGGACCCGGTGGCATTCAAGGACAAGGACCTTGGCCTGGTAAGGCTCAGGGCCTTTGGCGTCTTTAACTTGAAAATTGTCCAGCCAGTTCTGTTCATCAATACCCTGGCCGGTACCCAGGGCATCTACACAAGTGCCGATGTCGGCGATTACCTCAACCAGGTGGTGGTATCCAGATTCAACGACTATATCGGCGAGAAGGTCTCCTCCATTTTTGATCTGCCCAAACAGTATGATGAACTGGCCAAAGGTCTGGCCCAAAGACTGCGTGAGGACTTCAGCGCATTCGGGCTTGCGTTGACACATCTTTACATCAATTCGATCACCCCGCCCCCGGAGGTTCAGCAGGCCATTGATGACAAAAGCCGGTTAGGACTCTTTGACGATATGAACAAACTGATGCAGATGAAAACCGCCATGGCCATGGAAAAAATTGCTGAAAATCCCCAGGGCATTGCCTCGGACGGCGCCCAGGCCGGATTGGGATTAGGCTTGGGCATGATGCTGCCGGGCATGTTCACCCCACAGATGCCCTCCCCGGCAGACCAGAAAGCGCAGACCACTGCCTGCCCGGAGTGTCAAAACCAAATCCCTTTGGACGCAAAGTTCTGCCCCCAGTGCGGTCATCAGCAGGTGGTCTTTGCACGGTGCCGGTATTGCGGTAAAAACATCACCCCCGGCACAAAATTCTGCCCCAGATGCGGAAAGCAAGTCGCTGAAAAAATAGAAGAAAAAATCTGCAGCAATTGCGGCGCAAAAAATCTACCGGATTCACTTTTCTGCAACCAGTGCGGAGAAAAATATTAGCTACGCGGTCCAACATCAATGCCCCCAGTGCGGAGCCCCGGTGACGTTAGGCGAAGAGATCCGGTTCTTTGTGTGCGAATTTTGCCGGGTGCGATCCTGCATTTCCCAGAAAGGGTTCCCCAGGTATTATCTGCCCAGATCTTCCCAGGTGCCCACGGATGCGGCGTTTATATACCTGCCCTATTGGCGTTTCAAAGGCGTGCGTTACATGTGTACCGCATCCGGAGTCACTCATAGATTTACGGACATCTCCAGTCTGGCTCTGGCGGATATGCCGACCCAAATTCCGTTTTCTTTGGGACTTAGGGCCCAGGCCATGCCCATGAAGCGAATCAGGCCTGATACCCAAGGAAAATTTTTTCGTCCCCTGTCCGCGGCAACGGTATTAAAAGACCAAACTATGGGTTCAGACCAGGAGGAAGGCCCATTTAAAGAGGATATCGGAGAAACCTTCAGCCTTATCTATTCGCCTTTTTACATCGACCAGCAGCAGCTTGTGGATGGGGTGACAAATCAGGCCTTGTTGTCCCTGGACAAGACAACACCGGAGATTTTCAACCTTGATCAAATACGGCCCGGTGTCGAGACCCATTTCATTGCCGGCATTTGCCCCAGCTGCGGGGCAGACCTTGAGGGCAGCGGTGATTCACTGGCCCTGGTATGCAAAAACTGCCACTCCCTGTGGCGGGCCAAGGCGGAAAAACTTGCAAAAATTAAATTCGGCACCGCAGCGCCAGCCCGTAAAGAGGACGTCATGGTGCCGTTCTGGCGGATCAGCGCCCAAATTTCGCCCATCCACCTGTCCAGCCATGCGGATCTGGCCCGACTGGCAAACCTGCCTCTGTCCATTCCCCGGGAATGGGAAGAAAAACCTGTGCATTTCTGGAGTCCGGCATTTAAAGTGCGGCCGAACATTTTCTTGCGGCTGCTGGGCCAAATGACAGCAGCACAGTTGGAGCCCCGACTGTCCCAAACCATTGAAAGCAATTTATACCAACCAGTAAATCTGCCCGCTTCAGAGGCCATCCAGACCATTGGCATCACCATGGCCTCCCTGATCAAGCCCAGAAAAGAAATTATTGAGATCTTACCCAAAATTGAAGTTACCCCCCAAAACGTCACCTTGATTTTTCTGCCGTTTCAGTCATCCATCCATGATATTATCCTACCGGATTTAAACATCGGCATTAATAAAAAAGCCCTGGCCTTGTCCGGCAATCTATAACCATCTGCGTGCCGATATTGCACAAACAGGCCGGGGCTGGTAAAACAGTAATTAAATAAAAGCACCATAAAAATACAGGGGACAGGAACAGCCGGTTTAATGACACAATTGAATTTTGATACAACAGCAGCAGGCACCATCAACACGGCCCAAGATCTGACCCGATACCTAACCAGGCCCCTTAACATCGGCAACAAAACCATTTCCAACCGCATGGTCCTTGCCCCCATGGCGGGATTAGGCCACATTGCCTTCAGGCAGCTTGTGACCCGATTTGCAGGCTTCGGCCTGCTGTTCACCGGCATGTGCTCGGCCAAAGCCGTGCCCCATGAAAATCCAAA
This window contains:
- a CDS encoding FeoA domain-containing protein → MPDRHQQEKEQFRRLFGQRGFDRFEERFQILDAFLKLEGHVSLAQIADQVRQDGLRVDNDFLQQCMDQLCRFGFASQVVFGRDETILYEHRHLGVHHDHMVCTKCGDIIEFNDEALEDLQEKLAAEYGFFMLQHKMEIYGLCGQCMAQRDDLIPLSRARIGERVEIVNVAAGRKMQMRFASMGLRTGIFVEIISSAIGGQIVIASDCNRLILCAGMAAKIWVRPEKRSEGASSEGPVAKSLPFFNEALPIFRMPSGKQGSIARVNGGHFSRRRLGKMGFHPGVVVRVMDNSPGSDAVEVMVRGHRFFLSEKDAAKIFVENITP
- the pilM gene encoding type IV pilus assembly protein PilM produces the protein MVFRKKSHLVGLDIGAAFVKVAELKTTKKGRSLHKFGIAKVPEGMIQEGRIADMEGLAGIIRDLFQAEKIKEKNVALSTGGHSVVVKTISTSKVPDEQLHKNIRAEAEQYIPYDIDDVNIDYQILGDSEYSAEQMNVLLVAVRQDLVDEYVELIQMAGLNPVIIDVDAFALQNIYEILPDVDHGRITLLLDVGASKTSVNILQNNNSMMMRDMTNGCDQLVSVVSERLEVDREKALQIIMGEVDYPESEQELNELFDMVVGNWCSDISEVVYTFESSPGNAGVEHIVVSGGGGFIDLLSEKLTNELKVTVSKINPFAGLVSDSTQLGELEAYQLLAPIALGLAMRRVDDK
- a CDS encoding SH3 domain-containing protein; translated protein: MYRVKKEHVLFISVCCLFVFLYAGIALASERLSVISSVANLRNGSGTKYKVLWQVEKYHPFLVINKKNDWYEVKDFEGDTAWIHKSLLGKTDTVISTKSKCNVRSKPDKSSDIVLRVERGVPFKVLDRKGEWIKIEHADGEVGWMYKSLVW
- a CDS encoding SPFH domain-containing protein, with product MGTDNLIYLEVLEWFDETGLELIHRLPEKGSGEIKFGAQLIVRESQAAVFFYQGKAVGAFGPGRHTLKTGNIPILTKIASLPWAMESPLKAEVFFANLKTFTNLKWGTRDPVAFKDKDLGLVRLRAFGVFNLKIVQPVLFINTLAGTQGIYTSADVGDYLNQVVVSRFNDYIGEKVSSIFDLPKQYDELAKGLAQRLREDFSAFGLALTHLYINSITPPPEVQQAIDDKSRLGLFDDMNKLMQMKTAMAMEKIAENPQGIASDGAQAGLGLGLGMMLPGMFTPQMPSPADQKAQTTACPECQNQIPLDAKFCPQCGHQQVVFARCRYCGKNITPGTKFCPRCGKQVAEKIEEKICSNCGAKNLPDSLFCNQCGEKY
- a CDS encoding PilN domain-containing protein, whose protein sequence is MIRINLLPFRLARKKENIRRQVSIFFLSLVFVILALGWGAFLLNNEIDRTKNEAAQVKAESLKYKKKADRVSQIKKDLAILESKLAIVENLKERRNEQQILLEQLADRIVKTKMWLSSVSAKDQTVFLKGVAFDNPTIADFMRKLESSQLFGAVDLKRSQTKVFDENIRLKEFEISCTRKSPEQADSGETSPQRKK
- a CDS encoding type 4a pilus biogenesis protein PilO codes for the protein MAGKEKNSVAKIRKKIDVLFEKIGTLTKIQRLLICLGTLGVVGAGFYFFLLSPKLDALTAARQDLEQQKNLLSTYKIKAAALKTVEAQMAQAQEQFNIAMTALPDKRELPSLLDEISKAGRDAGLEVQLFAPQNMVQKSSYIEIPLSMTVAGRYHQMAEFFYRVAGLNRIVNMSNIEMNRNSGKTPADKNQIQMKCVAVTYMFVEPKEDEAAGKKGKKRHRKG
- a CDS encoding ATP-binding protein — encoded protein: MKKKKQKEPDSSGTRPFVLVKAFTVSSLVVMLTATIVIAALNAHWVRKILLEKSKEYNRLLVENLNHQIFLRFVWPVVFKQGEIKLREPDQYRLLDTVVKSTLHSFHVEMVNIYATDNVIAYSLDKTQIGKKNAGGVHYEKAMKKEIISKLVQQGNWMELTFWFPKETKIVTFAPLMQEVQLTREKDRTVIGVIEIIRDVSDDYQKVFKLQGLIVVSCATIMGILFLILRFVVKHGENIIERRAEERLKLEEKLRQTEHLSAIGEMTAGVSHEIRNPLGIIKSSAQLMQKKMAKLDPSSSIPGIIVEESTRLDRIITDFLDFAKPKIADLRPCSLEEIIDKNIAFLSSSDEHKEIKIIREYQYAPDILGDPAMLYQAFLNIFLNAFQAMDEKNGRITITTWYESGFVLAAFTDTGPGIDEEILKKIWTPFFTTKEMGTGLGLGIIKNIIQAHQGEINITNAEPHGTRVEIRLPAAP
- a CDS encoding sigma-54 dependent transcriptional regulator → MERILIVDDEKHYPMIIGEVLSEEGYTPFTASSGMEALDILNTQPIDLVLSDVKMPGMSGIDLLEKAKQIKPDLPVIIMTAFGSVEKAVEAMHKGAYTFILKPFENEALIAHIAKALSVSKIVMENTRLKDAIRSRYHFDNIIGKSKPMQNLYEMIKKVAPTSASVLVEGESGTGKELVAKSIHYNSMRKDQPLIAVNCSAFAESLMESELFGHEKGAFTGAVGLKKGRFEMADKGTLFLDEIGELSMPLQVKLLRVLQARTVERVGGTESLPVDFRLIAATNKILEDEVKKGNFREDLYYRLNVVKANIPPLRDRLEDIPLLINHFIEKYTQGPEAAGGVTGIDKEAIQRLCDYEWKGNVRELENVIERSVILATGNIITVSDLPAQIRNPKSGTLQLDGIPDGVGLSETLAAVEKRMILRAMKMTDNVQTKAAKILGIGKSGLNQKLKKFNIDKELNLNDK